The following proteins come from a genomic window of Campylobacter concisus:
- the topA gene encoding type I DNA topoisomerase yields MMKSLIIVESPAKAKTIKNFLDKSYNVIASKGHIRDLPKTSFGIKIEDDKFTPEYRISSDHSAIVKEIKELAKDADEIYLATDEDREGEAIAFHIANAIGKEPTSLPRIVFHEITKSAIQNALKSPRHVDMNSVNAQQTRRLLDRIVGYKLSPLLNLKIQKGLSAGRVQSAALKIIVDREREIQAFKPVEYYTIDTVFKKDLDAELVKFENQKIEKLTIQNPDRAKYIIENLQNEKFSVREIESKDRKIQPSPPFMTSTLQQSASNRLGFSPKKTMMIAQSLYEGVQTNEGFMGAITYMRTDSLNLAKEAVAAAREHILQNYGKEYLPAKAISYTTSSKGAQEAHEAIRPTNLNFTPQIAAKFLEKDALKLYTLIYNRFLACQMSACVSQTQNVYVVSEKGEFKISGRKVIFDGFYKVYGELDKDKILPNLKKGDEMSLQSIKSTQNFTEPPSRYSEAGLVKKLESLGIGRPSTYAPTISLLTSRDYVRIEKKQLIPNEIAFSMIGVLEEHFSNIVDSDFTSHLEEKLDEIALDKADWQKVLSDFYYPFMEKISAGKTSIKSLKTATPIGEKCPECGSELVLRKGRYGEFIACSNFPKCKYSRNVAKDNEKSAETGTTEVAKPKRELKKLDVPCPKCGGEIVERFSRRGKFYGCANYPKCDFVSNYEPVEQKCDECGGDMIKKELKKGTFIECTKCKKKTLVAEN; encoded by the coding sequence ATAATGAAAAGCTTAATCATCGTGGAATCTCCTGCAAAAGCAAAGACTATCAAAAATTTCTTAGATAAAAGCTACAACGTCATCGCCTCAAAAGGTCACATCAGAGACCTGCCAAAAACGAGCTTTGGCATCAAGATAGAGGATGATAAATTTACCCCAGAGTATCGCATCAGTAGCGATCACTCCGCCATCGTAAAAGAAATAAAAGAGCTTGCCAAGGATGCAGATGAAATTTACCTCGCGACCGATGAGGATAGAGAGGGTGAGGCGATCGCATTTCACATCGCAAATGCTATCGGCAAAGAGCCAACAAGCCTGCCTCGCATCGTCTTTCATGAGATCACCAAAAGTGCCATACAAAACGCTCTAAAAAGCCCAAGACACGTCGATATGAATAGTGTCAATGCCCAGCAAACAAGGCGTTTGCTCGACCGCATAGTTGGCTACAAGCTAAGTCCGCTTTTAAATTTAAAGATACAAAAAGGCTTAAGTGCTGGCAGGGTACAAAGTGCGGCACTAAAGATAATAGTTGACCGTGAGCGTGAAATTCAAGCATTTAAGCCGGTTGAGTACTACACTATCGACACCGTCTTTAAAAAAGATCTAGACGCCGAGCTAGTTAAATTTGAAAATCAAAAGATTGAAAAGCTCACTATCCAAAACCCAGACCGCGCAAAATACATCATCGAAAATTTACAAAATGAGAAATTTAGCGTCCGAGAGATCGAGAGCAAAGATAGAAAGATCCAGCCAAGCCCGCCATTTATGACCTCAACACTTCAGCAAAGTGCGAGCAACCGCCTTGGTTTTAGCCCTAAAAAGACGATGATGATCGCACAAAGCCTCTATGAAGGCGTACAAACAAACGAAGGCTTCATGGGTGCGATCACCTACATGAGAACGGATAGCTTAAATTTAGCCAAAGAGGCTGTCGCGGCCGCTAGGGAGCATATCCTCCAAAACTACGGCAAAGAGTATCTGCCGGCCAAAGCGATAAGCTACACGACAAGCTCAAAAGGCGCGCAAGAAGCCCACGAAGCGATCCGCCCTACAAATTTAAACTTCACGCCACAAATAGCGGCTAAATTTTTAGAAAAAGACGCGCTCAAACTCTACACGCTCATCTATAATAGATTTTTAGCCTGCCAAATGAGTGCATGCGTGAGCCAAACGCAAAATGTCTATGTCGTAAGCGAAAAAGGCGAATTTAAGATAAGCGGCAGAAAGGTAATATTTGACGGCTTTTACAAGGTTTATGGTGAGCTTGATAAGGATAAAATTTTGCCAAATTTAAAAAAGGGCGACGAGATGAGCTTGCAAAGCATAAAAAGCACGCAAAATTTCACCGAGCCGCCGTCTCGCTACTCTGAAGCCGGTCTTGTTAAAAAGCTAGAAAGCCTTGGCATCGGCCGCCCAAGCACCTACGCACCGACCATCTCTCTGCTAACATCAAGAGACTACGTAAGGATCGAGAAAAAGCAGCTCATACCAAACGAGATCGCATTTAGCATGATAGGCGTTTTAGAGGAGCACTTTAGCAACATCGTCGATAGCGATTTTACATCACATCTTGAAGAAAAGCTCGATGAAATCGCACTTGACAAGGCCGACTGGCAAAAGGTGTTAAGCGACTTTTACTATCCATTTATGGAAAAAATAAGCGCTGGCAAAACTAGCATAAAAAGCCTAAAAACAGCCACTCCGATCGGCGAGAAGTGCCCAGAGTGTGGAAGCGAGCTAGTGCTTAGAAAGGGCAGATACGGCGAATTTATCGCTTGCTCAAATTTCCCAAAATGCAAATACTCAAGAAATGTCGCAAAAGATAATGAAAAGAGCGCAGAAACTGGCACTACTGAGGTAGCTAAGCCAAAACGCGAGCTTAAAAAGCTTGACGTGCCATGTCCAAAATGTGGCGGCGAGATCGTCGAGAGATTTAGTAGGCGCGGTAAATTTTATGGATGTGCCAACTATCCAAAATGCGACTTCGTCTCAAACTACGAGCCAGTTGAGCAAAAATGCGACGAATGTGGCGGCGATATGATCAAAAAAGAGCTTAAAAAAGGCACATTTATAGAGTGTACAAAGTGCAAGAAAAAGACATTAGTCGCTGAAAATTAA
- a CDS encoding biotin synthase: MKTIMLCAICSVTQGNCGEDCAYCTQSAKAGANITKFKEKSVQQVVDEAKMAYKNHALGFCLVTSGARLNDKKTDYIASLARAVSKEVPNLMLIACNGMATYEQLCELKKAGVFSYNHNLETSREFFPKICKTHTWDERYQTNLDAKRARLMLCTGGIYGVGESEVDRVSFRAGLKELEPFSSPINFFIKNESLSLDLPPLSVDEALKIVRDTKSALPETRVMIAGGREKILGDRQYEIFENGADAIVIGDYLTAKGEKASKDIEELTKRGFSFASICH; the protein is encoded by the coding sequence ATGAAAACAATTATGCTCTGTGCGATATGTTCGGTGACTCAAGGAAATTGCGGTGAGGACTGCGCTTATTGCACGCAAAGTGCCAAAGCTGGCGCTAATATCACGAAATTTAAAGAAAAAAGCGTGCAGCAGGTGGTGGACGAGGCTAAAATGGCTTATAAAAACCACGCTCTTGGCTTTTGCTTAGTTACAAGCGGTGCTAGACTAAATGATAAAAAGACTGACTATATCGCATCTTTAGCAAGAGCTGTGAGCAAAGAAGTGCCAAATTTGATGCTTATCGCGTGCAACGGCATGGCGACTTATGAGCAACTTTGCGAGCTCAAAAAAGCTGGCGTTTTTAGCTACAACCACAACCTTGAAACAAGCCGAGAATTTTTTCCAAAAATTTGTAAAACACACACTTGGGACGAGAGATATCAGACAAATTTAGATGCAAAAAGAGCTAGGCTTATGCTTTGCACTGGTGGAATTTACGGCGTTGGCGAGAGTGAGGTCGATAGAGTAAGCTTTAGAGCTGGTCTAAAAGAGCTTGAGCCATTTTCATCGCCGATAAATTTTTTCATAAAAAATGAATCTCTAAGTCTTGATCTGCCCCCTCTTAGTGTGGATGAAGCCCTAAAGATCGTACGTGATACCAAAAGCGCTCTTCCAGAAACTAGAGTCATGATAGCTGGTGGCAGAGAGAAAATTTTAGGCGATAGACAATACGAGATCTTTGAAAATGGCGCAGATGCGATCGTCATTGGCGACTACCTCACCGCAAAAGGCGAGAAAGCTAGCAAGGATATTGAGGAGCTTACAAAGCGAGGTTTTAGCTTCGCAAGTATCTGTCACTAA